The DNA window ACCGGGCCTATTATGCCGAGATGGGCGGCCACGGCACCCCGCCCGACATTCGGGCCCATTTGAACGAGCCGGTGACGGATAACGTGACGGCCTTCAAGCGGCCGGCACCGCAACGGTCCAAGGCCAAAAACGGCCCCAACGCAAAACCCCAGCTTCCGGTCGCCCTGATCTTCGCTTGCCTTGTCGTCGTCTATGTCGGGTTCCGGTATTTTTGGCGGTGACCTGACACCTTAAGTGTTTTGGACGAATCGCTGTTTACCAAAAACCGATTTTTCCTTTTTGAGACCATGCTCAAGAGCATGATTCAACTGAGTTGAATCATGCTCTTGCGTTATCTTTTTGTTTGAGCATGATCTTTTCGGAAAACCGGTTTCCACTTTTCCGGATCATGCTCTAGCGGAAACGCTTCAACCTGTTCCATAGCCGGTCGAGCGGCGCTCGCGTGTCGCGGCAGATGAAGATCGCACGATCGTTCTCGTAGGGCATGGCGTAGGGATTGCCGAAGCTGCCGGCGTCCTCGATGGAACCGCAAATCCGCCGCCACCGCTCGGCGTCTCCGCCGACATGAATGATCAGCGAACCGTCGTGGCTGCGCGGACCCCAGAGCCAATATTGATTTTGCCCACTCAACGCCGGCGGCAATCCGTCCTTGCCGCCGAAGACGTCCAATGCGGCGGCTTCTCCGTAGTTCGCGGTCAGGATCGCGGCGCGGGCCTGATCTTCCGGCGAGAGCCGGTGAAAGACCGCCGCCACCTTGTTCTCGAGATCGCGCCAGCCGAACTCATCGGACAGGCTCTGGGTCAGCGGCGCGCCGACACCGGCAGCCTCGATCGGCCGAGGCTTGATGTGCATGATCTCCATGTAGCGTTGCAGTTGCGACGGCTCGAGGATCGGCAGCACGATCGGCGCGACCAGCGCGCTAAAGCCGAGCGCGGCTGTTATCCAGATGCGCGTTACGGCCGCGGCAAGCCGCTCGCACCAGACTGCGCCGACCGCAAACATGGTAGGATAGGCCGGAAACAGATAATAATTGGTGCCGCGCTGAAGAAAATAGAACGCCGTCGCCAGCACGAAGGCCAGTGACAACCAGCGTGCATCGGCAAGGCGGCGGTCGATGAATGGACCTGCCACGCCTGCCAGCCACAGTGGCGCAAGCACGACGTTCATCGACAGCGCCTGATCCAGTTCGAATTTCCAGAACGGCCCCGTGAAATTCTTCTGGCT is part of the Bradyrhizobium canariense genome and encodes:
- a CDS encoding ArnT family glycosyltransferase; its protein translation is MNQTGSSDMVVTPRLPVTASIKAAFSRQPVVWLVALLVAIVHAATAGRYDAQRNELYFLVCGWHPDFGYVDQPPLVPLIAAATQIFGINIWLLRLPATIVAVGLVLLCAAFARLLGGESRAASLAAIAAGIAPGLAALGSHLTTSTFEPIAWTAAAFLLARAVLRDTRSDLIWIGVLVGAAMEAKWGIAVWLVALGIGVVATPARKIFFWWQLWLGIAVAAVLFAPNLIWQWQHGWPFFEVILPHLDSQKNFTGPFWKFELDQALSMNVVLAPLWLAGVAGPFIDRRLADARWLSLAFVLATAFYFLQRGTNYYLFPAYPTMFAVGAVWCERLAAAVTRIWITAALGFSALVAPIVLPILEPSQLQRYMEIMHIKPRPIEAAGVGAPLTQSLSDEFGWRDLENKVAAVFHRLSPEDQARAAILTANYGEAAALDVFGGKDGLPPALSGQNQYWLWGPRSHDGSLIIHVGGDAERWRRICGSIEDAGSFGNPYAMPYENDRAIFICRDTRAPLDRLWNRLKRFR